Proteins from one Legionella taurinensis genomic window:
- a CDS encoding DUF1189 family protein — translation MTKNTKALRDVDAPFYSYWQALYLSFFSRRLYVDVGKRWKGYGILYLLLLMFIVTLPFALRVTLDFNRFFDYQILEPMQKLPKFYVQNGKVSLDKPMPYLIKNSRGDVVSIIDTTGTITRIDDRYPHLSVLVTANQIIYRLPTPQFFFASANRKQESPIYIQELSKSMNEVFSGEDLSKSSGIEKLKLLSDATIYPTIVLMFTVIYLAFFLVFALMGQFVAKLFMKFAITYKQSCRLLIVASTPQIAALVFFLTINRVFYGFGFFLIVLFAAYFSFAVLSLKRESQKLVVS, via the coding sequence ATGACTAAAAACACGAAAGCACTGAGGGATGTCGATGCCCCTTTTTACAGTTACTGGCAGGCGCTTTATCTGTCTTTTTTCAGCCGCCGCTTGTACGTGGATGTCGGTAAGCGCTGGAAAGGCTATGGGATACTTTATCTTTTATTGTTGATGTTCATTGTGACCCTGCCTTTCGCCTTGCGGGTAACCCTCGATTTTAATCGTTTTTTTGATTATCAAATCCTTGAGCCCATGCAGAAACTGCCGAAGTTTTATGTGCAAAACGGCAAAGTGTCTCTGGATAAGCCCATGCCTTACCTGATTAAAAACAGCAGGGGCGATGTGGTTTCCATCATCGATACGACAGGAACAATTACGCGCATCGATGATCGTTACCCGCACTTGTCTGTCCTGGTAACAGCCAATCAAATCATTTACCGCCTGCCCACACCGCAATTCTTTTTTGCCTCGGCAAACCGCAAACAGGAAAGTCCGATTTATATTCAGGAACTGAGCAAAAGCATGAATGAAGTATTCAGCGGCGAAGACCTGAGCAAATCGTCAGGCATCGAAAAGCTTAAGCTGTTGTCGGATGCCACCATTTATCCGACGATTGTCTTGATGTTTACCGTCATTTACCTGGCTTTCTTCCTGGTGTTTGCGCTAATGGGTCAATTTGTCGCTAAATTGTTTATGAAGTTTGCCATCACCTACAAACAATCCTGCCGGTTACTGATTGTGGCTTCGACTCCGCAAATCGCGGCACTGGTGTTTTTTCTGACCATAAACCGGGTATTTTATGGGTTTGGTTTCTTTTTAATTGTTTTGTTTGCCGCTTACTTCAGTTTTGCCGTCCTGTCGTTGAAACGTGAAAGTCAGAAGCTGGTGGTTTCGTGA
- a CDS encoding alpha/beta fold hydrolase, whose protein sequence is MKEPIHFAHGNGFPSLCYSQLFNALREDFDCYYIDKVGHNPRYPVTENWPFLVEEVLDSIKQQINQPVIAVGHSLGGVLNLLAAIREPSLFKAVIMLDSPLLGRLKSSMLRLAKVLGFIDHITPAFRTRGRRRKWPTQEQLMAYLKDRPLFRTFSKACLQDYIDYGLYRDEEGYHLVFDSHIEYQIYRTIPHQLHQYAGQLTVPTALIYGAQSNVVDRFDVRYMKTHYHIDCFKMRGTHMLPMERPKLTARQVIQALDVILKK, encoded by the coding sequence GTGAAAGAACCTATTCACTTCGCCCATGGCAATGGCTTTCCTTCGCTTTGTTACAGTCAGTTATTTAATGCGTTACGTGAGGATTTCGATTGCTACTACATTGACAAAGTCGGGCACAACCCCAGGTACCCGGTGACCGAAAACTGGCCGTTTCTGGTTGAGGAAGTGTTAGACAGCATCAAACAACAAATTAATCAGCCGGTGATTGCAGTAGGGCATTCGCTTGGCGGCGTACTCAACCTGTTGGCGGCCATACGGGAGCCTTCGCTGTTCAAGGCGGTGATTATGCTCGATTCGCCTCTGCTGGGACGGCTTAAATCGAGCATGCTGCGTCTGGCCAAAGTGCTCGGGTTTATCGATCACATTACCCCGGCATTCAGAACACGTGGCCGCAGGCGTAAATGGCCGACACAGGAACAGCTCATGGCTTATCTCAAAGACAGGCCACTGTTCAGAACATTCAGCAAGGCTTGCCTTCAGGATTACATCGATTATGGTCTGTACCGTGATGAAGAAGGCTATCATCTGGTATTTGACAGCCACATCGAATACCAGATTTATCGAACCATTCCTCATCAACTTCATCAGTATGCCGGTCAATTAACAGTGCCCACCGCACTCATTTATGGCGCACAGAGTAATGTGGTGGATCGATTTGACGTTCGCTACATGAAAACGCATTACCATATTGATTGTTTTAAGATGAGGGGGACCCATATGTTACCGATGGAGAGACCGAAATTAACCGCCAGGCAGGTTATTCAGGCGCTGGATGTTATACTTAAAAAATGA
- a CDS encoding acyl-CoA dehydrogenase: protein MPHSLIVFALIGVSLWLLSRQASIVVWAISYAILTGLYIQYGSPGLVTQALLCLLTATFVLSSIRPLRRNLLSRRLFSRISKEMPVMSATEREALEAGTITWEGDLFSGAPDFNKLLKAPTVSFTAEEQAFMDGPLNELCRMIDDWDITHNRADMPPEMWQFIKEKGFFGMIIPKEYGGLDFSASAQAAILSRIYGRSVTVASTISVPNSLGPAELLLKYGTKEQKDYYLPRLADGREIPCFALTGPNAGSDAASMPDKGIVCRQTVDGQEVLGVRLTWNKRYITLCPIATVIGLAFRMFDPDNLLGKGNDVGISCALIPAKTPGVIRGRRHFPLNTAFMNGPTQGKDVFIPMDYLIGGAAMAGSGWRMLMECLSAGRAISLPSSGLGGSQAAALATGAYARVRKQFNTSIANFEGIEEPLARIAANAYLIDAALTMTAAAIDHGAKPSVAGAILKYHTTERARRVALDAMDIHGGKGICLGPNNYMGRGYQSAPIGITVEGANILTRSLIIFGQGAVRCHPYVFKEIESVRENNLALFDKAFWGHGAFMLANFTKSVLFNLTDAHFTRAPRSRVKRYYQLIHRYSSNLAFASDFAMTVIGGELKRKEKISARLGDVLSYLYLASAVLKRFHDDHEPEADLPLVEWCCQHLFHECDLALQGVMTNIKPRAARIILRAVINPWGGLRKQPSDRLGQQLARLLTNPNESRDRLTRFVFKEATSNCPIGRLEAAFRKICAVEPLEKRVAVAVKEGTLRALTLLEQIDEAENAGILSSEQAVLLKEAELARQHVIAVDDFSHDELSHTSLQASVKTKKHEPSKDDITENI, encoded by the coding sequence GTGCCGCATAGCTTGATTGTGTTTGCGCTGATTGGCGTATCGCTTTGGTTACTGTCCAGGCAGGCATCGATTGTCGTTTGGGCAATCAGTTATGCCATTCTGACGGGCTTGTACATACAGTATGGCTCTCCGGGCCTGGTCACTCAGGCGCTCCTGTGCCTGTTGACGGCCACCTTTGTTCTGTCCTCGATTCGTCCGTTACGCCGCAATCTCCTGTCTCGCCGGTTATTTTCCCGAATCAGCAAGGAAATGCCGGTCATGTCGGCCACGGAACGTGAGGCGCTCGAAGCGGGCACTATCACTTGGGAAGGGGATTTATTCAGCGGTGCGCCGGATTTTAATAAGTTGCTTAAAGCCCCCACCGTCAGTTTCACAGCTGAAGAACAGGCTTTCATGGATGGACCGCTTAACGAGCTCTGCCGCATGATTGACGATTGGGACATTACCCACAATCGGGCGGACATGCCTCCTGAAATGTGGCAATTCATCAAGGAAAAGGGCTTTTTCGGCATGATCATTCCCAAGGAGTACGGTGGGCTTGATTTTTCTGCCAGTGCTCAGGCGGCGATATTGTCGCGAATTTATGGCCGTTCCGTTACCGTGGCGTCAACCATCTCAGTGCCTAACTCCTTAGGCCCTGCGGAATTGCTGCTTAAATACGGTACCAAAGAGCAAAAGGACTATTATCTTCCTCGTCTTGCCGATGGTCGCGAGATTCCCTGCTTTGCGTTGACCGGACCCAATGCGGGTTCTGATGCCGCCTCCATGCCGGATAAAGGCATCGTCTGCCGGCAAACCGTGGATGGTCAGGAGGTGCTCGGGGTTCGTCTGACCTGGAATAAACGGTACATTACTTTATGCCCCATCGCCACCGTGATTGGTCTGGCATTCAGAATGTTTGATCCGGACAATCTGTTAGGCAAGGGGAACGATGTGGGAATCAGTTGTGCCCTGATTCCTGCCAAAACTCCGGGTGTAATAAGAGGCCGTCGCCATTTCCCGCTCAATACCGCCTTTATGAACGGTCCTACCCAGGGTAAGGATGTTTTTATCCCCATGGATTACCTTATCGGGGGGGCTGCAATGGCTGGGAGCGGCTGGCGGATGTTGATGGAATGCTTAAGTGCAGGCCGTGCGATTTCCTTACCTTCCAGCGGTCTCGGCGGCTCGCAGGCGGCTGCGTTGGCTACCGGCGCCTATGCTCGGGTCCGTAAACAATTTAATACGTCCATCGCCAATTTTGAGGGTATCGAAGAACCGCTGGCCCGCATTGCTGCCAACGCCTACCTCATTGACGCGGCGTTGACCATGACGGCCGCCGCCATTGACCATGGCGCCAAGCCGTCTGTGGCGGGTGCTATTCTTAAATACCATACCACGGAACGCGCCAGACGGGTCGCGCTCGATGCGATGGACATTCACGGCGGTAAAGGCATTTGCCTGGGTCCCAATAATTACATGGGACGCGGTTATCAAAGTGCTCCCATCGGCATTACGGTTGAGGGGGCCAATATTCTCACTCGAAGTCTGATTATTTTTGGTCAGGGTGCTGTTCGCTGTCATCCCTATGTTTTCAAGGAAATTGAAAGCGTACGGGAAAATAACCTCGCCCTCTTTGATAAAGCCTTTTGGGGACATGGCGCGTTTATGCTGGCCAATTTCACCAAATCCGTGTTGTTTAATCTGACGGATGCCCATTTCACACGTGCCCCTCGCAGCCGGGTAAAACGTTATTATCAATTGATTCATCGTTACAGCAGCAATTTAGCCTTTGCTTCTGATTTTGCAATGACGGTCATTGGTGGTGAGCTTAAGCGCAAGGAAAAAATTTCTGCACGCTTAGGCGATGTTTTAAGCTACCTGTACCTGGCGTCCGCCGTGCTTAAGCGTTTCCACGATGATCATGAGCCCGAAGCTGATTTGCCGCTGGTGGAGTGGTGTTGTCAGCATTTGTTCCATGAGTGCGACTTAGCCCTGCAAGGCGTCATGACCAACATCAAGCCCCGTGCGGCAAGGATAATATTGCGCGCAGTCATCAATCCCTGGGGCGGCTTAAGGAAACAACCCTCCGATCGTCTGGGGCAACAACTGGCACGCCTGCTGACCAACCCCAATGAATCCCGGGATCGCTTAACACGGTTTGTGTTTAAAGAGGCCACCTCCAATTGTCCCATTGGGCGCCTTGAGGCCGCATTTCGCAAAATTTGCGCGGTTGAACCTTTGGAAAAACGCGTTGCAGTCGCGGTAAAAGAGGGCACATTGCGTGCGCTAACCTTGCTTGAGCAGATTGATGAAGCAGAAAATGCCGGCATTCTGAGCAGTGAACAGGCTGTCTTATTAAAAGAAGCGGAACTCGCCCGCCAGCACGTCATTGCTGTGGATGATTTCAGCCATGATGAATTAAGCCATACTTCTTTACAGGCCTCTGTGAAAACAAAAAAGCATGAGCCGAGCAAGGACGATATCACGGAAAACATTTAA
- the minE gene encoding cell division topological specificity factor MinE produces MSIFNYLRKRTSTASVAKERLQIIISHERTQRNTPDYLPKLQEEILAVIAKYIPVTRDKVSVNLERMGDSAVLELNVTMPDEALEEI; encoded by the coding sequence ATGAGCATATTCAACTACTTAAGAAAACGCACCAGCACCGCATCCGTTGCAAAAGAACGCTTGCAGATCATTATTTCTCATGAGCGGACTCAGCGTAATACACCGGATTATTTGCCTAAACTCCAGGAAGAAATTCTGGCAGTGATAGCCAAATACATCCCCGTTACACGTGACAAAGTCAGTGTCAATCTGGAACGAATGGGTGACAGTGCGGTGTTGGAGTTAAATGTCACCATGCCGGATGAAGCATTGGAAGAAATTTAA
- the minD gene encoding septum site-determining protein MinD encodes MAKIIVVTSGKGGVGKTTTSAAFSSGLALRGHKTVVIDFDIGLRNLDIIMGCERRVVYDFINVINGEASLNQALIKDKRVPDLCILPASQTRDKDALTVEGVEKILNELAKEFEYIVCDSPAGIETGALMAMHFADHAIVVTNPEVSSVRDSDRILGILASKTKRAINNEAPIQEHLLLTRYDPERVEKGEMLSVEDVKEILAIPLIGVIPESKAVLKASNTGTPVILDETSDAGLAYQDAIARFLGENRPMRFVSNERKGILRRLFGKNKEDVPA; translated from the coding sequence TTGGCTAAGATAATCGTTGTGACTTCAGGTAAAGGCGGCGTTGGAAAAACTACCACTTCTGCGGCTTTTTCATCAGGACTCGCTCTTCGCGGGCACAAAACAGTTGTCATTGACTTTGATATTGGTTTACGAAATCTTGATATCATCATGGGGTGCGAACGGCGTGTCGTTTATGATTTTATTAATGTCATCAATGGCGAAGCCAGCCTTAATCAGGCTTTAATCAAGGATAAGCGTGTCCCCGATCTCTGCATCCTGCCTGCGTCACAAACCCGCGATAAAGACGCTTTAACCGTGGAAGGCGTTGAGAAGATACTTAATGAATTGGCAAAGGAATTTGAGTACATCGTTTGTGACTCGCCGGCTGGCATTGAAACCGGAGCGCTGATGGCCATGCATTTCGCCGATCATGCCATTGTTGTGACGAATCCAGAGGTTTCTTCCGTTCGCGACTCCGATCGTATTCTGGGTATCTTGGCCAGCAAAACCAAACGAGCAATTAACAATGAAGCCCCTATCCAGGAACATTTGCTTCTCACCCGCTACGATCCGGAGCGCGTTGAAAAAGGAGAAATGTTATCGGTGGAAGACGTCAAAGAAATACTTGCTATCCCGCTGATTGGGGTTATTCCCGAATCCAAAGCCGTGTTAAAAGCATCTAATACAGGTACGCCTGTGATTCTTGATGAAACCAGTGACGCAGGCCTGGCCTACCAGGATGCGATTGCTCGTTTCCTGGGCGAAAACAGGCCCATGCGTTTTGTCAGCAATGAGCGTAAAGGCATTTTGCGCCGGTTGTTCGGTAAAAACAAGGAGGATGTTCCAGCATGA
- the panD gene encoding aspartate 1-decarboxylase, with protein MMYRKMLKSKIHRARVTHADLDYEGSITISPELLKAADILPYEAVNVWNVTAGTRFETYAITGEENSTAICVNGAAAHLVTPGDLIIIASFIQLSEEKCASFKPTVVFVDEHNRFREIRPETLPDLCDA; from the coding sequence ATGATGTATCGCAAAATGTTGAAATCGAAAATCCATCGTGCCCGTGTAACGCACGCGGATCTGGATTACGAAGGCAGTATCACCATTTCACCGGAATTATTAAAAGCGGCTGATATTTTGCCTTACGAAGCGGTGAATGTGTGGAATGTGACTGCCGGTACACGATTTGAAACCTATGCCATCACGGGTGAAGAAAATTCGACCGCCATTTGTGTCAATGGCGCGGCGGCTCACCTGGTCACTCCGGGCGATTTGATCATTATTGCGTCTTTCATTCAACTCAGTGAGGAGAAGTGCGCGTCATTTAAACCGACGGTGGTGTTTGTCGATGAGCATAACCGGTTTAGAGAAATCCGCCCGGAAACCTTGCCTGATTTATGCGATGCCTAA
- the gstA gene encoding glutathione transferase GstA, producing MKLYFAKGACSLAVRIVINEIGVDCTYESVNLQAKKTESGKNYLEINKKGAVPALQTDKGEILTENAVILQYLADTYEANKLLPPLHDFERYRVLECVNYITTEIHKTLGALFNPAMTSEIREKFTLPTLKTKFNYLNSLLDGQPYLCGNHLTLPDAYLFVMLTWTFHFKIDLQEWPNLVKHFKKVSQHPSVVKSLQEEGIELAG from the coding sequence ATGAAACTTTATTTCGCTAAAGGCGCCTGTTCGCTGGCTGTAAGAATTGTTATCAATGAGATTGGTGTGGATTGCACCTACGAGTCGGTTAATTTGCAGGCAAAGAAAACGGAAAGCGGTAAAAATTACCTGGAAATTAATAAAAAGGGCGCGGTGCCTGCGCTTCAAACAGACAAGGGTGAAATTCTGACTGAAAACGCAGTCATTCTCCAGTATTTGGCTGATACCTATGAAGCGAATAAACTACTGCCGCCGCTGCATGATTTTGAGCGTTATCGGGTACTCGAATGCGTCAATTACATCACCACCGAGATTCATAAGACCCTGGGCGCTCTTTTTAATCCGGCAATGACGTCAGAAATCAGAGAAAAATTCACCTTGCCCACGCTTAAAACCAAATTCAACTATTTGAATTCCCTGCTGGATGGGCAGCCCTACCTGTGCGGTAACCACCTGACTTTGCCCGATGCCTATTTGTTTGTCATGTTAACCTGGACTTTCCATTTCAAAATCGATTTGCAGGAGTGGCCGAATCTGGTTAAGCATTTCAAAAAAGTAAGCCAGCATCCGTCGGTGGTTAAATCCTTGCAGGAAGAGGGGATTGAGCTGGCGGGTTAA
- the guaB gene encoding IMP dehydrogenase, with translation MSLSIVQQALTFDDVLLVPAHSLVLPKEVSLQTRLTRGIELNIPLVSAAMDTVTESRLAIAMAQEGGIGIIHKNMNIAAQAEEVRKVKKFESGMVKDPVWVTPQTTVEELLTVIAHHNFSGVPVVENGLLVGIVTSRDIRFETNLSLPVSAVMTPKERLVTVKEGAGREEIQSLLHKHRLEKLLVVNDEFKLRGLITVKDIQKAKENPFANKDHQGQLRVGAAVGVGEGTDERVEALIDAGVDVLVVDTAHGHSQGVLNRVAWIKKHHPQVQVVGGNIATATAARDLVAAGVDAVKVGIGPGSICTTRIVTGVGVPQITAIANVAEGVKGQVPVIADGGIRFSGDICKALAAGADTVMLGSMFAGTEESPGEIELYQGRTYKSYRGMGSIGAMAQAQGSSDRYFQDMSQGAEKLVPEGIEGRVPYKGLVQTIIHQMMGGLRSCMGYTGCKTISLLHEKAEFVQVTNAGMRESHVHDVSITKQAPNYQVDN, from the coding sequence ATGTCGCTTTCTATTGTGCAACAGGCGCTGACTTTTGATGATGTTTTGCTGGTTCCTGCCCATTCACTGGTTCTCCCCAAAGAAGTTTCCTTGCAAACCCGTTTGACTCGGGGCATCGAATTGAATATCCCACTTGTTTCAGCAGCGATGGACACGGTGACCGAGTCAAGGCTTGCGATCGCCATGGCACAGGAAGGCGGTATTGGGATCATCCATAAAAACATGAATATCGCTGCCCAGGCTGAAGAAGTTCGCAAAGTGAAAAAATTTGAAAGCGGTATGGTGAAGGATCCCGTGTGGGTGACGCCGCAAACCACCGTGGAAGAATTGCTTACGGTCATTGCCCATCATAATTTTTCAGGCGTACCCGTGGTTGAAAACGGTTTGCTGGTAGGAATAGTCACTAGTCGTGACATTCGTTTTGAAACCAATCTTTCTCTGCCGGTTTCAGCCGTTATGACACCAAAAGAGCGTCTGGTAACGGTCAAAGAAGGGGCAGGGCGTGAAGAAATTCAAAGCCTGCTGCACAAACACCGTTTAGAAAAACTGCTGGTGGTGAATGACGAGTTCAAGCTGCGCGGCTTAATTACGGTAAAAGACATTCAAAAAGCCAAAGAAAATCCATTTGCCAATAAGGATCATCAGGGACAATTGCGTGTTGGAGCGGCAGTAGGAGTCGGTGAAGGCACCGATGAACGTGTGGAGGCACTCATTGATGCGGGTGTCGATGTGCTGGTGGTGGATACTGCGCATGGTCATTCTCAGGGCGTATTAAACCGTGTGGCTTGGATTAAAAAACATCACCCGCAGGTTCAGGTCGTTGGCGGCAACATAGCGACCGCGACGGCAGCCCGCGATCTGGTGGCCGCCGGCGTTGATGCTGTCAAGGTTGGAATTGGTCCCGGCTCGATTTGCACCACCCGTATCGTCACGGGTGTCGGTGTACCGCAGATTACCGCCATTGCCAATGTGGCTGAAGGCGTTAAAGGCCAGGTACCGGTGATTGCGGATGGCGGCATCCGTTTTTCCGGTGATATCTGTAAGGCTCTGGCGGCTGGCGCCGACACGGTCATGTTAGGCAGTATGTTTGCCGGTACAGAAGAGTCACCCGGTGAAATTGAACTCTATCAGGGCCGAACCTATAAAAGCTACCGCGGCATGGGATCGATTGGGGCCATGGCTCAAGCCCAGGGTTCAAGCGATCGTTATTTTCAGGACATGAGCCAGGGTGCTGAAAAACTGGTTCCTGAAGGCATTGAAGGCCGTGTTCCTTACAAAGGCCTCGTGCAGACCATCATTCATCAAATGATGGGTGGTCTTCGCTCCTGCATGGGCTATACCGGGTGCAAAACCATCAGTCTTCTGCATGAAAAGGCGGAGTTTGTGCAGGTGACCAATGCCGGGATGCGCGAATCCCATGTCCATGATGTCAGCATTACCAAACAAGCCCCGAATTACCAGGTGGACAACTAA
- the guaA gene encoding glutamine-hydrolyzing GMP synthase, with protein MSSNIKQQCLLILDFGSQYTQLIARRVREMGVYCEIHPYDLDKAAFNALSPCGIILSGGPSTVTLSCNPRAPDWVFTCGLPVLGICYGMQTMAVQLGGEVQSSNLREFGYAELRLHGHTELLHHIEDKTDAEGRALLDVWMSHGDKVTQLPPGFKVICETRNAPIAGMANDERRLYGLQFHPEVTHTVQGLRILQRFVVDICQAKTTWTADNIIQQAIDTIRQQVGDEQVLLGLSGGVDSSVVAALLHQAIGDQLVCVFVDTGLLRLNEAEQVMAMFGQHMGIRIIAVKAEDRFLAALKGVDCPETKRKIIGRTFIEVFDDEAKKLPGVKWLAQGTIYPDVIESAATKTNGAAVVIKSHHNVGGLPDTLNLKLLEPIRELFKDEVRKIGLELGLPYDMVYRHPFPGPGLGVRILGQVTKEYADILRQADAIFLDELKNEGLYHKVSQAFAVFLPVKSVGVMGDGRRYDFVICLRAVETIDFMTAHWAHLPWDFLGTVSNRIINEVAGVSRVTYDISGKPPATIEWE; from the coding sequence ATGAGCAGTAATATCAAGCAGCAATGCCTTTTAATTCTTGATTTTGGTTCGCAATACACGCAATTGATTGCTCGCCGCGTGCGGGAAATGGGCGTTTACTGCGAAATACATCCCTATGATTTGGATAAAGCCGCGTTTAATGCACTTTCGCCCTGCGGCATTATCCTTTCCGGGGGGCCATCCACCGTGACCTTAAGTTGCAACCCACGCGCCCCGGACTGGGTATTCACCTGCGGTTTGCCGGTGTTGGGAATTTGCTATGGCATGCAGACCATGGCGGTTCAGTTGGGTGGGGAAGTGCAATCGTCCAACCTGCGTGAGTTTGGTTATGCAGAACTGCGTTTGCATGGGCATACCGAATTATTGCACCACATTGAAGACAAGACCGACGCTGAGGGGCGGGCTTTGCTGGATGTGTGGATGAGTCATGGCGATAAAGTCACGCAACTGCCGCCCGGGTTTAAGGTTATCTGCGAAACGCGCAATGCGCCCATTGCCGGTATGGCCAATGATGAACGCCGCCTGTATGGTTTGCAATTCCATCCTGAAGTAACTCATACTGTGCAGGGTTTGCGCATATTGCAACGTTTTGTTGTTGATATTTGCCAGGCTAAAACCACCTGGACCGCCGATAATATTATTCAACAGGCTATTGACACCATTCGCCAGCAGGTGGGTGATGAACAGGTATTGCTTGGACTTTCCGGCGGCGTGGATTCGTCGGTCGTCGCGGCCCTGCTGCACCAGGCCATTGGTGATCAGCTGGTTTGTGTGTTTGTCGATACGGGTCTTTTACGCTTAAATGAAGCGGAACAGGTGATGGCCATGTTCGGTCAGCACATGGGTATTCGCATCATCGCCGTGAAGGCTGAAGACAGGTTTTTAGCGGCGTTGAAAGGGGTTGATTGCCCGGAAACAAAGCGGAAAATCATTGGCCGGACCTTCATTGAAGTCTTTGATGATGAGGCAAAAAAATTGCCTGGCGTCAAATGGCTTGCTCAGGGGACCATTTATCCCGACGTCATTGAGTCGGCCGCAACCAAAACCAATGGTGCGGCGGTGGTGATTAAATCGCATCATAATGTGGGCGGCTTGCCAGACACCTTGAATCTAAAATTACTGGAACCGATTCGCGAATTATTCAAAGACGAGGTTCGCAAAATTGGTCTGGAACTGGGTTTGCCTTACGACATGGTTTACCGCCATCCATTCCCGGGGCCCGGCCTTGGCGTGCGCATTCTTGGTCAGGTCACTAAGGAGTATGCCGATATTTTAAGGCAGGCGGACGCTATTTTTCTTGATGAATTAAAGAACGAAGGCCTTTATCATAAAGTCAGTCAGGCTTTTGCCGTTTTTCTGCCGGTCAAAAGCGTGGGTGTGATGGGCGATGGCCGTCGTTATGATTTCGTGATTTGTCTTAGGGCGGTCGAAACCATCGATTTTATGACAGCGCATTGGGCCCATTTACCCTGGGATTTTCTCGGGACTGTTTCCAATCGCATCATTAATGAGGTGGCGGGTGTGTCCCGGGTTACTTACGACATATCCGGCAAGCCGCCAGCGACGATTGAATGGGAATAA
- the tadA gene encoding tRNA adenosine(34) deaminase TadA, giving the protein MNDTHWMQKAYELALTAKQAGEVPVGAVLVDSNNQLLAAAGNRVITHNDPCAHAEILALREAAQKQANFRLLDTTLYVTLEPCAMCAGAMVHARIKRLVFAARDVKAGAAGSVYNLLKGYPLNHPVQIDEGFLEAECSALLKEFFMTRRS; this is encoded by the coding sequence ATAAACGACACCCACTGGATGCAAAAAGCCTATGAACTGGCATTGACGGCCAAACAAGCCGGCGAAGTGCCAGTTGGCGCTGTGCTTGTTGACAGCAATAATCAGTTGCTGGCGGCAGCCGGCAATCGCGTCATAACCCATAACGATCCCTGTGCTCATGCCGAAATTCTGGCCCTTCGTGAAGCGGCACAAAAGCAGGCCAATTTTAGGCTGCTGGATACCACCTTGTACGTTACACTGGAGCCTTGCGCTATGTGTGCCGGCGCCATGGTTCATGCGCGCATCAAACGCCTTGTTTTTGCTGCACGCGATGTGAAAGCCGGTGCGGCCGGCTCAGTATATAATTTGCTCAAAGGGTACCCCCTAAATCACCCGGTGCAAATTGATGAAGGATTTCTTGAAGCGGAATGCTCCGCATTATTAAAAGAATTTTTTATGACTCGGCGCTCGTGA